CCGATGATTTGCTTGACCGTTCCTTCGTTCATAACATCCGGAACCTATCTTGTGTTCATTTCTTTTCGTGTTGTGCGGACTCTCGCAGACGCTCGATGATGCGGGCCTTTCGGTCGGGCACGCGATCGGCAAAGGGATGATCGAGCGCAAGCCGAATCGTATCGTTGCCGGTTTCGTCCGCGCGAGCCGCCGCCGTCTCGAGGTAGTCCAGCACGACGTCGGGATCGGCTCTTCCGAGCGTTCTCAGACAGGCGACGAAGCTGTTGCGCACGTACTCGCGCGGATCGGCCAGCAGCGGATCCAGAATCGGCAACAAGCGGGGCCGGAATTCGGCGTGGCGGAGGGCATAGCCGAGCAGCGCCTGAGGAGCCGCGCGGCGCACTTGTTCGTCGGAATCGCGAACCCACGCCGTCACAACTTCGACGACGAATGCGAGATGGAATTCGGCCGCGCCGTCCTGATCTTCGAAAACGTCGAAAACGCGGGCGGCGAGATCGCGCACTTCCCAGTCGTCATCGGTGACGAGGTGTCGCGCCGTGTCCACCCAGAATCCGGGCTGAAGTCGAGCGAGCCGGAAGATCAATCCGACCGCCGCGCCGCGGGTTTCCCGGACGGAGGACGAGATCAATTTCAGCGCGACATCAATCGCCGCGGCGGGAGTTTTTTCCAGAATTTCGCCGACGGCGTTTCCAAGACCGAAAAGTCCAGCGGGCGGATAGAACGGCGTTCCCGCCAGCCGGTGATCGAATTCCGCGAGCAGCTCCTCGACGGGAATCCGTCCCTGCGCGCATTGACCGGCCAGGTCCGTCAGCTCTCGATTTCGCTCTTCAGTTGAC
This bacterium DNA region includes the following protein-coding sequences:
- a CDS encoding DNA alkylation repair protein codes for the protein MPNNSGDGESTEERNRELTDLAGQCAQGRIPVEELLAEFDHRLAGTPFYPPAGLFGLGNAVGEILEKTPAAAIDVALKLISSSVRETRGAAVGLIFRLARLQPGFWVDTARHLVTDDDWEVRDLAARVFDVFEDQDGAAEFHLAFVVEVVTAWVRDSDEQVRRAAPQALLGYALRHAEFRPRLLPILDPLLADPREYVRNSFVACLRTLGRADPDVVLDYLETAAARADETGNDTIRLALDHPFADRVPDRKARIIERLRESAQHEKK